Below is a genomic region from Verrucomicrobiota bacterium.
GCGAAAATCTTCGCGGGCCTCAAACTTCGCCTGGTCGGCCCCGCGCTGATGTCCGGACGCATCGGCGATTTCGCGGTCAACCCGAAGAACCCGCACGAATATTATGTCGCCGTCGCTTCGGGCGGCGTTTGGAAAACGGTCAACGGCGGGCACACTTTCACGCCGATTTTCGACAAGCAAGGCGCCTATTCGATCGGCTGCGTCGCGCTCGATCCCAACAACGTCAACGCGGTCTGGGTCGGCGCCGGCGAAAACAACAGCCAGCGCAGCGTCGGCTGGGGCGATGGCATTTATCGTTCGCTCGACGGCGGCAAGCATTGGCAAAACCTGGGCCTCAAAGAGAGCGAACACATTGGCCGCATCGTCCTTCACCCCAGGAACAGCGACATCATTTATGTCGCCGCGCAAGGCCCGCTTTGGCGCAGCGGCGGAGACCGCGGCCTGTACAAATCCGGCGACGGCGGCAAAACCTGGCAACGCATTCTCCATATCAGCGAGGACACGGGCATCAATGAAGTCCACATTGACCCGCGCGATCCGAACCACCTTTATGCTTCGGCGTATCAGCGGCGCCGTCATGTCTGGACGCTCATCAATGGCGGCCCGGAGTCAGCAATCTACAAATCCACCGACGCGGGCGCGAACTGGCGCAAGATCACGAACGGCATCCCAACCGAAGACAAAGGCCGCATTGGATTGGCGATTTCTCCCGTGAACCCGGATGTGCTCTACGCCATTATTGAAGCGGCGGACGGCAAGGGGGGCGTGTTCCGCAGCACGGATCGCGGTGAGACCTGGGACAAGCGCAGCGAGTACATGACTTCCAGTCCGCAATATTACAACGAACTCTTCGCCGACCCCGTCGAGGTGAACCGCGTCTATGCCGAGGACACGTTTCTGCAAGTCAGCGAAGACGGCGGCAAAACGTTTGCGCGCCTCGGCAACAAGGACCGGCACGTGGACGATCACGCCTTGTGGATTGATCCCGCGAACAATCGCCACTTGCTCGTCGGCGGGGACGGGGGCATTTACGAAACGTTCGATCGCGGCGAGAACTGGCATTTCAAGGAGAATCTCCCGGTGACGCAGTTCTATCGCGTCAGTTCCGACAACGCCAGGCCGTTCTACAACGTCTATGGCGGCACGCAGGACAACAATTCCCAAGGCGGCCCCTCGCGCACGACCGATCGCGCCGGCATCACTTCGGCGGATTGGTTCATCACCGTCGGCGGCGATGGCTACGAGACGGTGGTCGATCCCGATGATCCGAACATCATCTTCGCCCTGTGGCAATATGGCGGCCTGGTGCGTTTCGACCGTCGCAGCGGCGAAATCGCGGACATCAAACCTCGCGAAGCCCCGGGCGAACCGCCGCTCAAATGGAACTGGGATTCACCATTGATCATGAGCCCGCACAATTCCAAGCGCCTTTACTTCGCCGCCAATCGCCTCTTTCGCTCGGAAGATCGCGGCGACAGTTGGACGGCTATCAGCGCCGACCTCACGCGCAGCCTCGACCGAAACGCGTTGCCTGTGATGGGGCGCATCCAGCCCGCGGACGCCGTCGCCAAGCACAAATCGACTTCCATCTACGGCAATTCCGTTTCCCTGACGGAAAGCCCGCTGGTTGATGGCCTGCTCTACGTCGGCACGGACGATGGCCTCGTCCACGTCACGGGTGATGGCGGAAAAACCTGGCGTAAGATCGAGACTTTCCCGGGCATCCCTGAAAACACCTACGTGAGTTGCCTCACCGCCTCGCGCCACCATGCGGACACCGTCTTCGCTGCGTTCGACAATCACAAGAACGGCGACTTCAAGCCTTACCTCCTGATCAGCACCAATCGGGGCCAAAACTGGAAGTCAATCTTCGGGAACCTTCCGGCGCGTGATGTTGTGCTTTCCGTCCAGCAGGACCACGCGAAGCCCGATTTGCTTTTCGCCGGCACGGAGTTCGGGGCTTACTTCACGATCGACGGCGGGAACCGCTGGACGAAATTCACGACGCTCCCGACCATCCCGGTTCGCGACATTGAAATTCAACGGCGGGAAAATGATTTGATCCTGGGAACGTTCGGACGCGGCATTTACATCCTCGACGATTACAGCCCGCTCCGGCTTGCGACGCCGGATCTGCTGAAGCGCGACGCGCATGTCTTCCCGGTAAAGGACGCGCTGCGCTACATGGAGCGAAGCCGTCTGGGAGGACCAACCGGACGCGGTTCCCACGGCTCGACCTATTACGCCGCACCCAACCCCCCGTTCGGTGCCGTGTTCACTTACTATCTCCGGGAAAAAGTTCAGACCCGGAAGGAAGCCCGCAAAGAAGCTGAAAAAAAGGCGGCTGAAGCTAAAAGGCCTTATGCCCATCCCACGCTCGACGAACTCCGCGCCGAGGACGAAGAAAAGACGCCGACCGTCTGGCTCGTGATCAAGGACGAGGATGGCCAGGTGGTCAATCGCGTGGCGGCGTCGCGCGAGAAAGGAATTCACCGCGCCGCATGGAATTTGCGATTTCCCAGCGCCGAACCTGTGAACCTCCGGCCCAGGAACCCGGACGAGGAAGCTTCCTACGAGAATCCCAGAGTCTCCGGTCCTCTTGCGTTGCCCGGCAAATACACGGTCACTTTGGCCAAGGAAGTGGATGGCAAGACCACGGACCTGTCCACGCCAGTCCCGTTCCACGTCGTTCCGCTGGAGCTGGCGACCTTCGCCGCCAAGGACAAATCTGCTGCGTTGGCCTTCAGTCAAAAAGTGGCGCGACTTCAGCGAGCAGTCGAAGGCACGGTGAGGGCCGCCGCTGAAATCCAAACCCGCCTTGACCACTTGCGGCAGGCCATCCCGCAAACACCCGGCGCCAGTCCCGACCTCCTGCTCGAGCTCCGGGCGCTGGAAGATCGCTTGCGCGCGCTGCAAATTCATTTGCGCGGCGATCAATCCCTGGCCAAACGTGAGGGACCTTTGCCGCCATCCATTTTGGACCGCGTGCAAAGCATCGTCGGCACGCAATGGCGCGTCACGTCCGCGCCCACCCAAACGCACCGCGATGCCTACCGTTACGCCGGCGAAGTTTTCGAGAAAACGCTCAACGGTTTGCGCGCGCTCGCTGAAAAGGACTTGCCCGCCTTCGAGTCCAAACTCGAATCCGCCGGCGCGCCGTGGACGCCGGGCCGCATTCCGCGGTGGGTGCTGGAGAAGGAGTAGAAAGGCAGCGCACCAAGCCTCGTCGATGCTCTTCCGGCAACGCAAAAGATGCATGACTGACGAAACTCGAAAGCGGCCTTCAAGTCCTGGTCCTCGTGATGAGGTCGTCGGACGCGCTGATAACCTGGGCTCGCAGGCCCCCCTTAACGACAATGTCGAAATCGCAAATTGATCGCGGCAACGTCGGCGACTAACTCCATTCAGTCATGACTTTCGCAAAGATCAGAATCGAATCCCGCGACGATTGCGCGAAGGCGCTGCACGGGCTGATGCAACGCGGGCGAGTGACCGTGTTGCGTGACCAGGTTCTCATTGTTCCTTCCCCGGCTCTCGAATGGCTGACCGCCGAGCGCGTCTCATTCACGCTCCTGGAGAGTCTTCACCACGACGATGTCGTTCAGACGCTACGAAATCATCTTACCCACGCGGTACAATGACGGCACTCCCATCGATCAGCCGAAGTTCTGGGAGACAGCAGAACAAATCGTAGCCCGGTTCGGGGGTGTCACCTGGCAACCGGAGATCTTGGCGGGTATTCGGGTCGGATTTCGGATTCGAGTTTCAGGGTCGTGCGGCGGCCCGTTCTTCTTTCTGCCACGCCGCCACTTGTTCTGGCGAAGCAGCCTGCCACACCTTGACCAACTGACCGAAGTCCCCTGTGACAATTCGTTGATTGTCCGAGGCAATGGCCACAGAAATGATCGGAGCGCTGTGCCCTTTGAGTGTGAGCAGTTCCCTCCCGCTGACAGTCTCCCACAACTTGGCCGTCCAGGGAGAAGGCCACAGAAACAATCTCAGCGCTGTGCCCTTTGAGCGTGAGCTGTTCCTTGCCGCTGGATGCCTCCCACACCCTGGCCGTCTGATCGTCACTGCCAGTAACAATCCGCTGACCATCCGCGGAAAAGGCAATGCGAAGGACTGGCCCACGGTGTCCGCGAAGCGTCTTCAATTCAAGGTGCGCCTGGCGTTGCCAGCAGTACCATTCAAACCCCCGGTCCGGATACGTCTCTGTCTCCTGCAACAATTGCCGCACGCGCCCAACATTGTTCTGTTCCCACGCTTGCTGCGCCAGGTTCATGTTGGCTACGTAAAGATTCCGCTGCGCGTCTCTGCGCAAACGCTCGGAGCGAAAATAGAGACCGGACATTCCGACCGCTCCGATCAGCAAAGCCGCCGCCACCGCCGCTGCGCCCGCGAAGGCAACCTTGTTTCGTCGCACCATGTTGCGGAAGCGATATGTAGCGCTCGGCGGACGTGCGAAGATCGGTTCGTTGTTCAAGTGCCGGTGGATGTCCATCTCCAGACCATTCGCCGTTTCGTACCGGCGCGTGCGGTCCTTCTCCAAACACCTCATCGCGATCCAGTCGAGATCGCCGCGCAGCAAGCGGCCAAGCGCAGTGACTTCCATGCCGCGGTTGCGCGCGATGGTCGTGCGCTGCTCGTTGTCCATCGTGGTGAGTCGCGTGGAGGGCCGTTCCGGTTCCTCCTGCGCGATGATCCGCTGAATCTCGGCGAAACCCGCGCTGCACAAACGTTTCTCCAGGAATGGCGTTGTGCCAGTCAACAACTCGTAAAGCAGCACACCCAACGAGTAAATGTCGCTCCGGGTATCGACATCGAGTTTGCTCATCTCGGCTTGTTCGGGGCTCATGTAAGCCGGCGTGCCAATCATCTGGCCGAGGTTGGTGAACAGCGTTTTCTCGGTGAGCTTTTGGTGCGTGGCCTTGGCGATGCCGAAGTCGATCACCATCGGCACTGGTTGGGCGTCCCGCAGCGTGATCAGCACATTGGAAGGTTTCAGATCGCGATGGATGATGCCTTTCTGGTGCGCGTGCTCAATGGCCTGACAAACGGGGAGGAAGAGTTCGAGGCGCTGCCGAGCGTTGAGATGATTCTTGTCGCAATATTCGGTGATGGGCACCCCGCGAACTAACTCCATCACGAAGTAGGGCCGACCGGCGGATCAACGCGGTGCACCCTCACCCCCAACCCCGGATGGGAGAGGGCCTGCCTGCGCCGCAGTCGCGGCAGGCAGGTGGTCGGAGACCGGGTGAGGGCTCTCGGTCGCGCCGGCGTCGAACACCTTGGCGATGTTCGGATGGTCCATGAGCGCGAGCGCCTGGCGTTCGGCCTCGAACCGGGCGATGACACTCCGCGTGTCCATGCCGAGCTTGATGATCTTCAACGCCACCTGGCGCCAGACCGGTTGCTCTTGCTCGGCCAGATAGACCACGCCCATGCC
It encodes:
- a CDS encoding glycosyl hydrolase → MKLSSPFLALLYSLTASFALVAADNTAPASSQSSADSEDPAKIFAGLKLRLVGPALMSGRIGDFAVNPKNPHEYYVAVASGGVWKTVNGGHTFTPIFDKQGAYSIGCVALDPNNVNAVWVGAGENNSQRSVGWGDGIYRSLDGGKHWQNLGLKESEHIGRIVLHPRNSDIIYVAAQGPLWRSGGDRGLYKSGDGGKTWQRILHISEDTGINEVHIDPRDPNHLYASAYQRRRHVWTLINGGPESAIYKSTDAGANWRKITNGIPTEDKGRIGLAISPVNPDVLYAIIEAADGKGGVFRSTDRGETWDKRSEYMTSSPQYYNELFADPVEVNRVYAEDTFLQVSEDGGKTFARLGNKDRHVDDHALWIDPANNRHLLVGGDGGIYETFDRGENWHFKENLPVTQFYRVSSDNARPFYNVYGGTQDNNSQGGPSRTTDRAGITSADWFITVGGDGYETVVDPDDPNIIFALWQYGGLVRFDRRSGEIADIKPREAPGEPPLKWNWDSPLIMSPHNSKRLYFAANRLFRSEDRGDSWTAISADLTRSLDRNALPVMGRIQPADAVAKHKSTSIYGNSVSLTESPLVDGLLYVGTDDGLVHVTGDGGKTWRKIETFPGIPENTYVSCLTASRHHADTVFAAFDNHKNGDFKPYLLISTNRGQNWKSIFGNLPARDVVLSVQQDHAKPDLLFAGTEFGAYFTIDGGNRWTKFTTLPTIPVRDIEIQRRENDLILGTFGRGIYILDDYSPLRLATPDLLKRDAHVFPVKDALRYMERSRLGGPTGRGSHGSTYYAAPNPPFGAVFTYYLREKVQTRKEARKEAEKKAAEAKRPYAHPTLDELRAEDEEKTPTVWLVIKDEDGQVVNRVAASREKGIHRAAWNLRFPSAEPVNLRPRNPDEEASYENPRVSGPLALPGKYTVTLAKEVDGKTTDLSTPVPFHVVPLELATFAAKDKSAALAFSQKVARLQRAVEGTVRAAAEIQTRLDHLRQAIPQTPGASPDLLLELRALEDRLRALQIHLRGDQSLAKREGPLPPSILDRVQSIVGTQWRVTSAPTQTHRDAYRYAGEVFEKTLNGLRALAEKDLPAFESKLESAGAPWTPGRIPRWVLEKE